The following DNA comes from Nitrospirota bacterium.
AGCGCCTGCCCTGTCTTCCGGGTTATATTCAGGCTCTATGTGATAGACCCTTTGCCTATACCATTCGTATGTGTTAATTTTATTAAAAGTTACACATGGTTGCAGTATATCAATTAAAGTAAATCCTTTATGATTTAATGCCTCTTTTATAAGCCCTTTTAGATGCTCCATATCTCCTGCAAACCCTCTTGCCGCAAAACTGCAGTCAAGGGCAACTGCAAGAGCAACCGGATTTAATTGTTCGGAAAACACGCCAAACGGCTGATTTTTCGTTACCATGCCTTCCATGCTTGTCGGAGACGCCTGCCCTTTTGTAAGCCCGTATATCTGATTGTCATGGACAAATAGTTTCACATTGATATTCCTTCTCATGGCATGAATGAAATGATTGCCGCCCTCGCCGTAGCAGTCGCCGTCTCCTGCAACCGCTGCTACAACCATGTCATGGTTGGCAAGTCTTATCCCTGTTGCAACAGGAAGCGTCCTGCCGTGAAGCCCGTTAAAGGTATTACATTTAAGATAATGCGGAAATTTTCCCGCCTGCCCGATTCCAGAAACAATTGTAAACCTGTGCGGCTCTAGGCCAAGCTCTGACACAGCTTTTTTAAATGCGTTTAAAATCCCAAAATTGCCGCAGCCCATGCACCACGCAGGTGTTTGTCCTTTATAGTCACTTAAATCCGGCATGTTCTATCCCTAAACGCTCCCTTTTCTAATTTTATCCGTTTATTTTTTGCAAGTATCAAAGTGTCAAAGTATTAAAGCCTGCCGATTCTATCTACTATTTCCCACATTTTTTTATCTCTTCAACCAACTCTTCAAGCAAAAACTGCCTTCCGTCATATCTGTTAATTTTATTTTTAAATTCATATCCTGTCTCCGCCCTCATAAGGCGGGCAAACTGCCCTGTTGCATTGTTTTCAATGCAAATAGTAAGTTTTGCATTGTTCAGAAGGCTTAAGTAATCAAATTTTTCTGCCCCTATTTTGTCATTCCTGCGCAGGCAGGAATCTATACCTCCTGGATTCCCGTTTTCGCGGGAATGACAAGAGACCGATAATGGAAAGGGATATATTTCGCTGAAATGAAGCATGGCTATTTTTTTAATAGAAAATCCCCCCTCACCCCCCTTTGTCAAAGGGGGGACGGGAGGATTTTCTAAAAAAGCATCCACCACTTCTTTCATAACCCCGTATGTTGAACCCCATCCTGCAATCAATATATCAGGTTCATCATCGCCGTAAAAAACCGGCGGCTCCATTTCCTGCCTGATTAGCGCGAATTTATTAAATAGCCTTTTCTGCACCATCTTTATCCTTGTCTCGGCGTCCTCAATAATATGCCCTTTTTCATCGTGCTCATCGCTGTCTGTCACAACAACGTGCGCCGAATCTCCGGGAAGGCCTAAAGGCGATACGCCTGTTTCTGTAAAGGCATAGCGTTTGTATTCAGAAAGATTTTTAAACGAATCGTCCCTCAGCTTGTAATCCATAAATTTAATCCTGTTTAAATCAAAACCGTCAAACGTCCATTGGGAGTCGGCAAGATACTGGTCAAATAGAATGAATGCAGGTATCTGGTATTTCTCCGCGATATCAAACGCCTTATTCGTAAGGTAAAAGGCCTGTTCGGGCGTGCCGGGCGCAAAGATTACACGGGGGAATTCCCCGTGCGCAGTGTAAAGTGCAAACTGCAGGTCAGCCTGCTCTGTCCTTGTCGGAAGACCTGTGGCAGGTCCGGGACGCTGTCCTAATGCAATAACAACAGGCGTCTCTGTCATGCCGGCCAGGGAAAGCCCTTCAACCATCAATGCAAATCCTCCGCCTGAGGTCCCTGTCATGGCCCTTACTCCTGCAAACGAAGCGCCGAGCGCCATATTAATAGCCGCAATCTCATCCTCTGCCTGTTCAACAACGATTCCGTATTCCTTTTCCTTTCCTGCAAGATAATTCATAATGCCGGTTGAAGGCGTCATGGGATAGGCCGAGTAGAATTTACATCCGGATGCAACTGCACCGAAACCGATTGCTTCAATACCAGAAATAAGCATCTTTGATTTTGATAACGGCGCGGCTGAGAAATTGCATTTAAGACATTGTTTTACGGCATAATCATGCCCTGCCATGACAGCGTTTATATTTGACTTAATTATATCTTCGCCCTTCTTTTTAAAGGTATCCCTTATAATCTCAAATAAAATATCCGGCTCCATCCCCAGCATGCCAAGCACAGCGCCGATTGCAACAGTATTAGCCATCAGCTTATTTCCGCCGTGCTCTACTGCTAATTTTGTAAAGGGAATATCTAAAATCCCCCCACGCCCCCCTTTGTCAAAGGGGGGTGAGGGGGGATTTGTAGAAGCATCATAAATAATCTGTCCGTTTTCTGAGAGTTCTCTTTCATGCAGAACGAGGCTTTCTTTATCAAATGCAACCAGAATATCAATCTTCTTCCTTGAAGCCGCCACGGGCTTATCAGAGAATCTTATCTGAAAAAAATTATGTCCGCCCCTGACACGGGACTCATAATCCTGATGCGTAAAGACATGCCGGCATGCTCTTGAAAATACCTTTGCAAGCGTATCGCCTATGGTCTGGATGCCCTGCCCCGCCTCACCGCATATTTTTATTGAATAATCCATTAATCGCTTATCTCAACCCTGTTTTTGCCTTCATGTTTGGCCCGATACAGCGCTTCATCCGCCTTTTTCTATTATCCCCTCTTTGCCGCCTCCCCCGCTTTAATAGATTTTTTCTATTCTTCTGTTATTGTGATTGCCTGCACAGGACAGATATCTGAGGCTTCGCGGCAGTCGCAGGTATCGCATTTGTCCTCAACTAAAACATATGCCTTACCGTCATCCCTGAGTTCAAAAACTTCAGGGCAGACATCCGCGCACGAACCGCACCCCTCACAAAGGTCCCAATTAACTACTGCCTTTAACATAGTTCCCCCCCTTAACTATAACAAGACCATCTGACAAAGCAATGCTTTATTCCTGATTTTCAAATGCTACCAAACCGTGTATGCCTTGTCAAATGATTTTAGACATAGATATACAGATGTTACTTTACACGGCAGTTTTATTTTCTAAACAATGGAGAAATGCCTCAACTATCTTGGGGTCAAACTGTGTGCCTGCACAGCGTTTTAGCTCTGTGATTGCATATTGTTTTCCTGGAGATGGTCTGTAAGGTCTGTCTGCGGTCATTGAGTCAAATGAGTCAGCAACAGCAAGTATCCTTGCACATAAAGGTATATCCTCGCCTTTGAGCCCTTCAGGATAGCCTTCCCCATCATACCTTTCATGATGAAAGTGAACTCCGAGGCTAACATCCTGTAATTGTTCTATAGGCTGGAGTATCTCGGCGCCTTTCTCTGGATGTCTCTTTATAAGTTCAAACTCCTCATCTGTAAGTTTACCTTCTTTGTTAAGAAGCACATCATAAGTTCCAATCTTTCCAATGTCATGTAACAATCCGCAGAGCTTTATATGTTCTATATCTTTGCTTTTTAAACCCATCTCTTTTGCAATCTCAATAGCAAATTTCGTAACCCTCTCTGAATGACCTTTAGTCCATGGAGATTTAGCATCAATTGCAGATGCAAGTGATGTTATCGTGTTAATCAGCAGTTGTTCAAGGTCTTTGTAAAGCCTTGCATTCTCAAGCGCTACAGTTATCTGTGAAGCAATACGTTCTGCTGCTGATAAATGAGAAGGGGTCAGCCTCCCATAATATATAGAGCCGATATCAAGCGCACCTATAACTTCACCCTTACTGATAAGCGGTATTATAATGGACGATTTAATCCCGAGGGCATTCAGTTCTTTGTGGTATTGACACTCAGTTCTGTCCTCAGATAGATTGGGAATAAATAAAGAGCTGTGTCTAATTTTGATTCTTTCAAAATAAGAATTTTGGGGGTCATAGGCTTTACCTTGGAATTCACCCATACCCCACTCTGAAATCACCTTACACATATCCCCTTCTTCCAGGAGGACTGCCACCCTCTCACAGGGTATTATCCTGCTCGTCAATGCAGTAGCTGTTTTTAAAATATCAGCCCGATTAAGTGAAGCGAGAATCTCCCTGTCAATCTCACTTATAGCCTTTATCGTCTCAATCTTGTTTGACAATTCCATCATCCTCTCAATGGATTCCCTATAGAGTTTGCTGTTTTGAAGGGCTATCCCTATCCCGTCTGTAAGTCCTTTTAAAAGCATTATGTCTTTTGACTCTATGGGTTTAACGTTTTTATAGTCGCAGAATATTCCACCCCTTACCTTCCCACTGAAAGAGATCGGGGCTAATATACCACTGCCTATGTTAAATGTATCAACTAATTCTTTGCTTAAAAGGTCGCTTTCTCGGGCATTTTCAACAATTACGTACTGCCCTTTGAGAACTTTGGTAATTATAGGCATATCTGTTTCTTTAAAAGTTTTTGTTAATAAGATTCCTTCTTCCACAAGACTTAGGCCATATCCTCCTACGAATACAAAACCTTTTAGTTCTTCGTCATACAAAAAGAAAGACGTTCTCTCAAATTTCAGATATTTTGGGACAATATTTAAAATATTTTTTATAAGATCCTTCTCATTAAGACTGACATTCAATGTCTCAACTATTTGAAGGAGAGACTTTGATGTTTCTGCCTCATTTTTTACATTCTCGTAAAGTAGTACATTCTCTATTGTAACCCCTATCTCACTCCCGATCGTTTCAAGAAGGTGTCTCTGCCATTCATCAATAACCGTATCAGGCGGGAGATATGTAAAAAGCACACCTACTATTTTAGCTTTTGATTTTAAAGGCACATTAAAATGGCCATGTAAGGCCATCCCGGAAGGCCGGGTAGTATGCCTTTCATCCTTAAAGCAGTCTGTGGATATTATCGGTTCTCCAGTCTCTGCTACAAGACCGCATAGACACTGTCCAAATTCTATCCTGCTTTCAAGTTTAACAAATTCTTCAGAAAGCCCTTTGTGTGCTACAAGTCTCAGACACTGCTGCCTCTCCTCAACAAGGAATATCCCTCCTTTTGCCTGTATCTTTAAAAAGTCAAAATGAAATAATTGTTCAAGCGCCTCATTGAGGATTGTCTGAAGGTCAAGGGTTTTACCGAGTGTTGTAGAAATGCTGTGTAGAACCTGTAGTTCTAATGTCTTTTTTCCGACAGCCTCCTCTGCCCTCTTTCGCACAATGACACCGGCAAGCGTATGTGCAATTGCGGTAAGAAATGTCACCTCTTTTGGATTGTAAGTATGTCCTTCTTTTACATATACATTAATCACGCCGAGTGTCTTATCCGCGTATACTATAGGGACACAGTAGTGACCATGTGGAATAATTCCGTCATATGTGATTGTATGAAGTTCATCAATATGGTCAGCAAATTGTATCTCCTGTGTTAATGCCGCATTTCCACAAAGGCATCTGCCAAATGGGACCCGAGCACATGCCTTTTGTATCGGCTCGGCAAGTTTGACCTGAGCTTTCATTACCAAAACTCCGGAGCTATTTTCAACAAGGAATATGCCGCCCTTTGATTGGACAATCAGCCATGGGACTGACAGGATAAAGTCAAGTGCGTTCTTCAGTATATCTTCAAGAGAGATATTTCCCAGTGAAAGAGAAAGAATTGCGTTTATCACGCTCTGTGTATCATAACTCTGTTTAAGTTCTTCCTGAATACGTTTGCGATTGGTGATGTCCAATAAAGTCCCTAAAATCGCTGGTCGTCCTTGATATAAGCATTGAGAGCCGTAAACCTCTACGTTGATAATCTCTTTATTTTTTTTCATCCCCCTGAAATTATACTGAATGGATTTGACTTCTCCGGATGTCCGTTTCCGAAGGTTTTCTTCTACAATTGGGTAATCTTCCGGCAGAGTTAGATCCTTTGGTCCCTTTTTGTCTACCAATTCCTCAACTCTATAGCCGAATATCTCAGCAAGTTTTGGATTGACATATTTAAATATTCCATCCTGTATACTGTAGATGCCAACAAGTGATTCCTCTGCTAAGCTTTTAAATTTATTCTCAGATTCCTGTAACGCATCTTCTGCCTGTTTGCGTTCTGTCACATTATTAAGAGAAAAGATTAAAAATTCTACTTCGCCTGCATTGTCCAAAATAGGAGTTAATATCCAGTCCCAATAAGTTATTCCCCATTCAGGATGATCGGGAAAGATAAAAGGTCTTGCAATTGCATGGAAAGGCTCTTTTGTTTCAACCACTCGTTCAAATATTGCCTTGGCAGCAGATGGGTAAAATTCAAAATGGTTATGTCCATAAAATTCCGACATATCGCGCTGGCAGACTTTGGCATATGCTTCGTTGACTCGGATAAAGTTGAAATTTCTATCAAGAACTACTAAAGGAGTAATTATATCTTTGAAAAACGCATCTAATATCCACGTATGTTCAGCCAAAATCTTCTCTGCCTGTATGCGTTCTACAATTTCTCTTTGGAGTTGCTCATTAGACGCTTTTAGTTCAGAGGTCCGCTTTATTACTTCTACTTCTAATTCATTGTGGGCTTTCTGTAATGCCTTCTCTGATTCTCTTGCCGTGCGAATGGGCAGAATATACATCATAAAGAAAATAGCTGATCCAATAAACAAACCAAGCAGCACAGCAATTCCAGTATTTATTAAAAGTGGACGCAAAGATCTCAAAACCTCAACCTTTCCTACTACAACGCCTGATTTAATCAGGTTGTGCGACTTACTCATCACTGGCGACTTTAATATAATGTTACCTCTCTCAGCTATAACCTTGTTATTATTGTTAATGATTCTATATGTATCGTTATACGGCTCTGGATGTTGTGACAGCAGTTCATTAAACCTTTCTTGCACATATGGCCATGTGTCTGGTTTCCTGCCTATTTCATCTGAAATAATACTTGCAAGCATCTCTGCATCTGCTTCAAGATGTGCTTTAATATTTTCATGGGAAGGGACCAAGTAACCTGTTGGGATTATAATAGCAACCAAAAAAGAAATTACTATGGCAATGAAGGTAGTAACTGATGTGATGGTGCTTATATTTTTCATGATTTTACTTTTTAATTCATATTAATTCATAAAACACAAGAGAAAAACTAAATGTTATTGTAACATGAATCCTGCGTGAAAATGTCATTCCCGTGAAGACGGGAATCCAGAAAATGATTGAAAATACTGGATTCCTGCTTTCGCAGGAATGACAAATTGGGTATTTCTTAACCTAACTAAAAGGTAGGTTAAAATTATACCCATAAAATAATGGTTATTAAATTTTCAATACCCCATCCCGAAAGCCTTCGGGACTGTGGGGTATCCTTATACTTCCCTCCCCTTTGACGGGGGAGGGCGAGGGTGGGGGTGATTAAGATGTTTTTTTCACCCTCCCCTTCATCCCCTCCCGTCAAGAGAGGGAAGACTTTAGGATACCCCGCCGTCTCTGCGGCGGGGAGGTTCACTATATGAAATTTCTAAAGTTTGCGTAGAAAATCAGCGATAATGTCACAAAGCAGCTAAAAGTATTTTCAACATCTTCCTTTTCGTTATCTTACAGATAATTTCTCACTGAAATTATAATTCCCAAACCTGCAACAATAACAATCCACATCAAAAGCAGGACTATGCTTGCCCTGCCCCACTTATGCATTGAAGGTGTTGCATCGTACGGCCCTGCCGTTCTGCCGGATTTGTATGCAATTGAAAGGAGATAAGCAATTATTATCAATCCCATTACAAAAGTGCCGAGGAATAAAACAGTGCTTCCCCAGTCAATGTTCAATTTATAATCAAAGATTGAATAACCAAAACGGCCAGCATACTTCATTCTTAAGGCCTCTCTGGCATAAGACATCCCCAAAATGGTCAAAAAAGCTCCGGTTACAGCCGGCACTGCATATTTCAGGGGGGCGTTTTGCGCCTTATAAAGCAATGCCAGCAGTACAATGCCGAGTCCCGCCCCGGACATGAATATCGGATTTGAGATAAAGTTAAACTCGCCGGGCAGACTCAAAAGCCACCAGAAGCCGATAACCGCCTGTAACGCCGTAAAGAGAAATGCCATCTTTGCGCCGATAACGCCGACCCGGTCAAGGTATCCCTTGTCCATGTCCTCCCTCTTTTGAAAATACCATGCATAAAGCATCAGAAAAATCCCTGTCATCGCAAAAGACGGGATAATAAAATGCAGGAATCTCGGAAGCTGAAAGGCATGCAGAGAAGTCCCTGAAGTATTCACGGCATTCCCCTTCATATACCAGCCCAGCCACTTATCAGGCTGAAGGGCCTGATAATTAAGGGCGTGCATGATAATGCCTGCGAGGAAGAAAAGGCCAAAGGCTGTAATGCCGGTTAAAGCAAAGCCCTTTCCCCTCTGGGAATCCCTTTTAAGATAAAATACATAGGTTAAACCATACGCGGTCATCATTATAAAGATGAACCCTATAACCCATACGCCGGAGAGGGCGTTGGACACATACCAGAAAGGGTCATAGACCACCTGAACAAAAAGCAGAGGCGCAACCCCCAAAAGCATTGCCATGGATATATTGGCTGTTGTTGCCTTAACCATTGATTTAGAAAGGCGGCCCCAGAATTCTCCGCCCTTCAGATATCCGTACAAAGATAAAAAAGTCGTCCCGATGGTGAAATTCACAAACATAATGTGAAGGGCAAAAGTAAGCACCATCAGCGCCTGAAAGACTATCGGATAGAATGGTATGCCCATCGGGTCTTGTAATGTCTTCAGCATTGTTGCAATTTCCATGATTTCCTCCTTACCTGTTAAGCGAAACTAAATAGTTTGCAAGGGCGTTTTTTTCCGCCTCTGTCCCGACAAACGGCGGCATATAAAAATATCCGTCCAGACCTTCTAAAAAGCCCTTCATTTCTTCCGCATCTGTAAAGCCCCGCCTTTCAACCATCTGACCAGATACCGGCAAAAAGGACAGCAATTGCTAAAACCGCTGTGACAAGCCTTATAGTCAGGGGTTTTAGATTGGCATATATAAAATAGAACAACAGCAAGACAAAAGATACGATTATCCCTGTCTTAAGCCCTTGCGGGGCAAGCGTCTATATCAGTTCATGCCCTGCTGCCGGGATGGTCTTCAGATACCAGAAAAATGCCGTCCCGCCAAGCAGTAAGCCTGCAATGCCCCATTTAGATGCTGTCTTTATTATAAATTTTCTTACATCTTCATTCTTAAGCCTTGCCGCCGCTGCAATAGCGTAAACTGCTGCAATGGCAAACATCAAAATTGTCCTGACTAAAAGCTGTGACCAATATGTCTTGTTAAAAAATCCGTCAAAGAAATTTCCTGTCTCAATCCACTTCCCGGGTGAAAGCATAAAAGCCAGAATGCCGACGATTACCACCATCGTAGTCCATGAGCCGATGGTAAAGATCCAGCCTATTTTTAAATGGGTTTTTCTATCTACCTTGCCGAACGTGAAGTAATAAATAAATATCCCTGTAACTTCAATTATGAAAAATACCCATTCAGTAGCCCATCCCCAAACATAGTTGTGAATCAATCCCGATATGCCCCTCGGATTGGCGACCGTGGCGGCATACCATATTCCGATACCGCTGAGGGAGCCGAGAACATATGCGAAGACGAGCAGAAGCAGGGTATACTTTTTGACGAATTCCAAAAGCTCATGCCTGTTTTCCCTGTACGCCTTTGTCTCAATAAAGACATTAAAACACATGGCGCTCGTTGAAAGATGAGACGGCAGGATATGAAAGGTTGCAATAACCGCAAGAATAATACCTGCAGTTAAATTTGGCGCTTCCCATATTGGATACATGTTAAATCCTCCTTATACTGTTCAAGCATTAAAAGCTTAAAGCAAATTCTATCACTGTTTTGATAGTCTGGCAAAGTTATTTTTTCTAAGCTCCTGTTCAACTTTTTTACGTATTTTCAGCCAGACAGGATGAACTGCACACCTGGCGCTCAGGCTGCACTTTCTTTTGTCAATTGCGCATATATTTGCCGCCGATTGCCCCTGTATGGCTTCTATTACCTCCAACAGATTGATATTTTGAGGGTTTTTAGCAAGTTGAAACCCGCCTTTAACTCCCCGCACAGAGCTTACAATCCCTGTCTTCATCAGACGCTGAAGGATTTTTGCGAGAAATGACCTGGGAACATGCACTGCCCTTGATATCTCGTCAACACTTGCCAGCCGCCGGGCATTTCGTGACAGGTAAAGAACACAGCGGATAGCATAATCTGCCTTTCTCGTTACAAACATAGCTTATTTGAAAAATCTCTCAAGCAGTCCCTTGAGCATCATCGCATGCCTTGCCTCATCCCGTGAAGACTCGTCAAAAAAATCATGCGCCTCGTCCACATTCACCTCTTTTGCCTTGAGCGCCGCTTCTCTTTTGCCTTTGTTTGCCCCTATCTC
Coding sequences within:
- a CDS encoding ferredoxin — protein: MLKAVVNWDLCEGCGSCADVCPEVFELRDDGKAYVLVEDKCDTCDCREASDICPVQAITITEE
- a CDS encoding Rrf2 family transcriptional regulator — protein: MFVTRKADYAIRCVLYLSRNARRLASVDEISRAVHVPRSFLAKILQRLMKTGIVSSVRGVKGGFQLAKNPQNINLLEVIEAIQGQSAANICAIDKRKCSLSARCAVHPVWLKIRKKVEQELRKNNFARLSKQ
- a CDS encoding 2-oxoacid:acceptor oxidoreductase subunit alpha; the protein is MDYSIKICGEAGQGIQTIGDTLAKVFSRACRHVFTHQDYESRVRGGHNFFQIRFSDKPVAASRKKIDILVAFDKESLVLHERELSENGQIIYDASTNPPSPPFDKGGRGGILDIPFTKLAVEHGGNKLMANTVAIGAVLGMLGMEPDILFEIIRDTFKKKGEDIIKSNINAVMAGHDYAVKQCLKCNFSAAPLSKSKMLISGIEAIGFGAVASGCKFYSAYPMTPSTGIMNYLAGKEKEYGIVVEQAEDEIAAINMALGASFAGVRAMTGTSGGGFALMVEGLSLAGMTETPVVIALGQRPGPATGLPTRTEQADLQFALYTAHGEFPRVIFAPGTPEQAFYLTNKAFDIAEKYQIPAFILFDQYLADSQWTFDGFDLNRIKFMDYKLRDDSFKNLSEYKRYAFTETGVSPLGLPGDSAHVVVTDSDEHDEKGHIIEDAETRIKMVQKRLFNKFALIRQEMEPPVFYGDDEPDILIAGWGSTYGVMKEVVDAFLENPPVPPLTKGGEGGFSIKKIAMLHFSEIYPFPLSVSCHSRENGNPGGIDSCLRRNDKIGAEKFDYLSLLNNAKLTICIENNATGQFARLMRAETGYEFKNKINRYDGRQFLLEELVEEIKKCGK
- a CDS encoding 2-oxoacid:ferredoxin oxidoreductase subunit beta; amino-acid sequence: MPDLSDYKGQTPAWCMGCGNFGILNAFKKAVSELGLEPHRFTIVSGIGQAGKFPHYLKCNTFNGLHGRTLPVATGIRLANHDMVVAAVAGDGDCYGEGGNHFIHAMRRNINVKLFVHDNQIYGLTKGQASPTSMEGMVTKNQPFGVFSEQLNPVALAVALDCSFAARGFAGDMEHLKGLIKEALNHKGFTLIDILQPCVTFNKINTYEWYRQRVYHIEPEYNPEDRAGAFKKALEWGDRIPIGIIYKNHRPVLEDRIPVIADKPLVRQLFDSSKLKNTLEEFY
- a CDS encoding GAF domain-containing protein; protein product: MKNISTITSVTTFIAIVISFLVAIIIPTGYLVPSHENIKAHLEADAEMLASIISDEIGRKPDTWPYVQERFNELLSQHPEPYNDTYRIINNNNKVIAERGNIILKSPVMSKSHNLIKSGVVVGKVEVLRSLRPLLINTGIAVLLGLFIGSAIFFMMYILPIRTARESEKALQKAHNELEVEVIKRTSELKASNEQLQREIVERIQAEKILAEHTWILDAFFKDIITPLVVLDRNFNFIRVNEAYAKVCQRDMSEFYGHNHFEFYPSAAKAIFERVVETKEPFHAIARPFIFPDHPEWGITYWDWILTPILDNAGEVEFLIFSLNNVTERKQAEDALQESENKFKSLAEESLVGIYSIQDGIFKYVNPKLAEIFGYRVEELVDKKGPKDLTLPEDYPIVEENLRKRTSGEVKSIQYNFRGMKKNKEIINVEVYGSQCLYQGRPAILGTLLDITNRKRIQEELKQSYDTQSVINAILSLSLGNISLEDILKNALDFILSVPWLIVQSKGGIFLVENSSGVLVMKAQVKLAEPIQKACARVPFGRCLCGNAALTQEIQFADHIDELHTITYDGIIPHGHYCVPIVYADKTLGVINVYVKEGHTYNPKEVTFLTAIAHTLAGVIVRKRAEEAVGKKTLELQVLHSISTTLGKTLDLQTILNEALEQLFHFDFLKIQAKGGIFLVEERQQCLRLVAHKGLSEEFVKLESRIEFGQCLCGLVAETGEPIISTDCFKDERHTTRPSGMALHGHFNVPLKSKAKIVGVLFTYLPPDTVIDEWQRHLLETIGSEIGVTIENVLLYENVKNEAETSKSLLQIVETLNVSLNEKDLIKNILNIVPKYLKFERTSFFLYDEELKGFVFVGGYGLSLVEEGILLTKTFKETDMPIITKVLKGQYVIVENARESDLLSKELVDTFNIGSGILAPISFSGKVRGGIFCDYKNVKPIESKDIMLLKGLTDGIGIALQNSKLYRESIERMMELSNKIETIKAISEIDREILASLNRADILKTATALTSRIIPCERVAVLLEEGDMCKVISEWGMGEFQGKAYDPQNSYFERIKIRHSSLFIPNLSEDRTECQYHKELNALGIKSSIIIPLISKGEVIGALDIGSIYYGRLTPSHLSAAERIASQITVALENARLYKDLEQLLINTITSLASAIDAKSPWTKGHSERVTKFAIEIAKEMGLKSKDIEHIKLCGLLHDIGKIGTYDVLLNKEGKLTDEEFELIKRHPEKGAEILQPIEQLQDVSLGVHFHHERYDGEGYPEGLKGEDIPLCARILAVADSFDSMTADRPYRPSPGKQYAITELKRCAGTQFDPKIVEAFLHCLENKTAV
- a CDS encoding cytochrome ubiquinol oxidase subunit I — translated: MYPIWEAPNLTAGIILAVIATFHILPSHLSTSAMCFNVFIETKAYRENRHELLEFVKKYTLLLLVFAYVLGSLSGIGIWYAATVANPRGISGLIHNYVWGWATEWVFFIIEVTGIFIYYFTFGKVDRKTHLKIGWIFTIGSWTTMVVIVGILAFMLSPGKWIETGNFFDGFFNKTYWSQLLVRTILMFAIAAVYAIAAAARLKNEDVRKFIIKTASKWGIAGLLLGGTAFFWYLKTIPAAGHELI